A window of Phyllobacterium sp. T1293 contains these coding sequences:
- a CDS encoding AI-2E family transporter, translating into MQVNTLATSVRRQAVFWTGAVVFLALFLYIFSSILLPFVAGLVLAYFLDPVADRLERLGMSRLVATIVILILFVVTFALLLMILVPILASQMTDFIARLPSYVARLQELIANRDSQWLKDFIGVDASVIRNSLDSLLQQGAGFLSTLLQSIWSSGKTLIDVAALFVVTPVVAFYMLLDWDRMVQSIDNLTPRDHVQTVRDIANDMNKAIAGFVRGQGTVCLLLGMIYAVGLTIVGLNFGLLIGLFAGLISFIPYVGSLVGLVLAIGVALVQFWPDYFYVGAVAVVFFVGQFFEGNILQPKLVGSSVGLHPVWLMFALFAFGSLLGFTGMLIAVPTAAAMGVLVRFVISRYRQSPLYTGDPRKIEQSKEIR; encoded by the coding sequence GTGCAGGTGAACACGCTTGCCACCAGTGTGCGCCGTCAGGCGGTTTTCTGGACCGGCGCTGTCGTGTTCCTGGCCCTGTTCCTCTACATCTTCTCGTCCATCCTGCTGCCATTCGTGGCAGGGCTTGTGCTTGCCTACTTCCTTGATCCTGTCGCTGACCGGCTGGAACGCCTCGGGATGTCGCGCCTTGTCGCAACCATCGTCATCCTGATCCTGTTTGTGGTCACGTTCGCGCTGTTGCTGATGATCCTCGTGCCGATCCTCGCCTCGCAGATGACCGATTTTATCGCGCGTTTGCCAAGCTACGTGGCACGTTTGCAGGAATTGATCGCCAACCGCGATTCGCAATGGCTGAAGGATTTCATCGGCGTTGATGCTTCCGTCATCCGCAACAGCCTCGATTCCCTGTTGCAGCAGGGCGCGGGCTTCCTTTCCACTCTGCTCCAGTCGATCTGGAGTTCGGGCAAGACGCTGATTGACGTTGCCGCGCTCTTTGTCGTGACCCCGGTTGTGGCTTTCTACATGCTGCTTGACTGGGACCGCATGGTCCAAAGCATCGACAATCTTACGCCGCGCGATCATGTCCAGACCGTGCGCGATATCGCCAATGACATGAACAAGGCGATAGCCGGATTTGTGCGCGGGCAGGGCACTGTGTGCCTGCTACTTGGCATGATCTATGCCGTGGGCCTCACCATAGTTGGTCTGAATTTCGGACTGCTCATCGGCCTTTTCGCTGGTCTCATCAGCTTCATTCCCTATGTCGGTTCGCTTGTTGGACTGGTGCTGGCGATTGGCGTGGCGCTGGTGCAGTTCTGGCCTGATTATTTTTATGTGGGCGCTGTCGCTGTCGTGTTCTTCGTCGGCCAGTTCTTTGAAGGTAACATTCTCCAGCCGAAACTCGTTGGCTCCTCGGTCGGGTTGCATCCAGTGTGGTTGATGTTTGCGCTGTTTGCCTTCGGTTCGCTTCTGGGCTTTACCGGGATGCTGATTGCGGTGCCAACAGCTGCGGCCATGGGTGTTCTCGTGCGCTTTGTTATCAGTCGCTACCGGCAATCCCCGCTCTACACAGGCGATCCCCGCAAAATCGAGCAATCCAAAGAAATCCGGTGA
- a CDS encoding CDP-alcohol phosphatidyltransferase family protein, which translates to MTIPNYITIFRFILVPFIVMALLSGYVGAALIGFVVAGVSDGVDGYIARRYNQRTELGAYLDPIADKLLLVTLFVVLGFLNELPVWLVVIVVSRDILIIGAVLLSTVMANPVEMRPLLVSKANTALQIILVAFTLADMTFEFSFGAGRMILVWVVALLTAASSTAYLVAWTKHMAGYEQIRK; encoded by the coding sequence GTGACAATTCCCAATTACATCACCATTTTTCGCTTTATCCTCGTTCCCTTCATCGTCATGGCTCTGCTTTCCGGTTATGTCGGCGCGGCGCTGATCGGTTTTGTCGTGGCGGGTGTGTCCGATGGTGTCGATGGCTATATTGCCCGTCGCTATAACCAGCGCACGGAACTTGGTGCCTATCTTGATCCCATCGCTGATAAATTGCTGCTGGTGACGCTGTTTGTCGTTCTCGGTTTCCTCAATGAATTGCCGGTCTGGCTGGTTGTCATCGTTGTTTCGCGCGATATCCTCATTATAGGTGCCGTGCTGCTCTCGACGGTGATGGCCAATCCGGTGGAAATGCGTCCGCTTCTCGTCTCCAAGGCGAATACGGCCCTGCAGATCATACTGGTGGCCTTCACACTGGCAGACATGACGTTTGAATTTTCGTTCGGCGCAGGCCGGATGATTCTGGTATGGGTGGTTGCACTCTTGACCGCAGCGTCCTCCACTGCCTATCTCGTGGCATGGACAAAACATATGGCAGGCTATGAGCAAATCCGTAAGTAA
- the purM gene encoding phosphoribosylformylglycinamidine cyclo-ligase, translated as MTIKNGLTYAQAGVDIDAGNLLVEKIKPIVRSTRRPGADGEIGGFGGLFDLKAAGFTDPVLVAANDGVGTKLKIAIDAGVHDTVGIDLVAMCVNDLVVQGAEPLFFLDYFATGKLDPDQGAAIVTGIAEGCLQAGCALIGGETAEMPGMYRDGDYDLAGFAVGAAERNQLLPSGDIAEGDVILGLASSGVHSNGFSLVRRIVELSGLGWDADAPFKPGTTLGQALLTPTRIYVKQLLAAIRETNAIKALAHITGGGFPDNIPRVLPKDLTASIDLSAIKVPPVFSWLAKVGGVERDEMLRTFNCGIGMIAVVAPEHADAVLAALKAQGEDAVRLGTMVARADTGVVYQGNLAL; from the coding sequence ATGACGATCAAAAATGGCCTCACCTATGCGCAGGCAGGCGTCGATATCGATGCTGGCAATCTGCTTGTCGAAAAGATCAAGCCGATCGTGCGCTCGACGCGCCGTCCCGGCGCCGATGGCGAGATTGGCGGCTTTGGCGGTCTGTTCGATCTGAAAGCGGCGGGTTTTACCGATCCGGTTCTCGTCGCCGCCAATGATGGCGTCGGCACAAAACTCAAAATCGCCATCGATGCGGGCGTACACGACACTGTCGGCATCGACCTCGTTGCCATGTGCGTCAACGATCTGGTGGTTCAGGGTGCCGAACCGCTGTTCTTCCTTGATTATTTTGCCACCGGCAAGCTTGATCCGGATCAGGGCGCGGCCATCGTCACTGGCATCGCCGAAGGCTGCCTGCAGGCCGGATGCGCATTGATCGGCGGCGAAACCGCAGAAATGCCCGGCATGTACCGCGATGGCGATTATGATCTTGCTGGTTTTGCTGTTGGTGCAGCGGAACGCAACCAGCTGCTGCCATCAGGCGATATTGCCGAGGGTGATGTCATTCTGGGTCTCGCCTCCTCAGGCGTTCATTCCAACGGCTTTTCACTGGTCCGCCGCATTGTTGAACTATCAGGCCTTGGCTGGGATGCGGATGCCCCCTTCAAACCCGGTACAACACTTGGACAGGCATTGCTCACTCCCACCCGCATCTATGTGAAGCAGTTGCTGGCGGCAATCCGCGAAACCAACGCGATCAAGGCGCTGGCCCATATCACCGGTGGCGGTTTTCCTGACAATATTCCCCGCGTGCTGCCAAAAGACCTGACAGCCAGCATTGATCTTTCGGCCATCAAGGTGCCGCCAGTGTTTTCATGGCTGGCAAAGGTCGGCGGCGTCGAACGCGACGAGATGCTGCGCACATTCAATTGCGGCATCGGCATGATCGCCGTTGTTGCGCCTGAACATGCCGACGCCGTACTGGCAGCGCTGAAGGCTCAGGGTGAGGATGCGGTGCGGCTTGGCACCATGGTCGCCCGCGCTGACACGGGTGTCGTCTATCAGGGCAATCTGGCGCTGTGA
- the purN gene encoding phosphoribosylglycinamide formyltransferase, which yields MSNKTPKKRVAVLISGRGSNMTALIEAAKAADYPAEIVAVIANKADAGGLDTARAHGIAAHAIPHRNYPTKQAHEAAVSEALHAAGAEIVCLAGYMRLMSAEFVQAWEGRMINIHPSLLPLFKGLHTHEQALEAGVRVHGCTVHFVTAGMDEGPIIAQTAVPVLNGDTADSLALRVLSVEHETYAGALALVASGKAATKDGRTIFSD from the coding sequence GTGAGCAACAAAACTCCAAAGAAGCGTGTCGCGGTTCTGATTTCGGGTCGCGGCTCCAACATGACGGCTTTGATTGAAGCGGCCAAAGCAGCCGACTATCCGGCAGAGATCGTCGCTGTCATCGCCAACAAGGCGGACGCGGGCGGGCTGGATACGGCCAGAGCACACGGCATTGCCGCCCATGCCATCCCCCATCGTAACTATCCGACAAAACAGGCGCACGAAGCAGCTGTTTCTGAAGCGCTGCATGCGGCTGGTGCGGAAATCGTCTGCCTTGCCGGTTACATGCGGCTGATGTCAGCGGAGTTTGTTCAGGCGTGGGAAGGCCGGATGATCAATATTCACCCTTCCCTGCTGCCGCTATTCAAGGGCCTGCACACCCATGAGCAGGCTCTGGAAGCGGGCGTTCGCGTTCATGGCTGCACCGTGCATTTTGTCACGGCGGGCATGGATGAAGGCCCAATCATCGCCCAGACCGCCGTACCGGTGCTTAATGGCGATACGGCTGATAGCCTTGCATTACGGGTGCTATCCGTGGAACACGAAACCTATGCCGGTGCTCTTGCGCTGGTTGCTTCAGGCAAGGCCGCGACGAAAGATGGGCGTACGATTTTCAGCGATTGA
- a CDS encoding addiction module antidote protein has protein sequence MIKLSPYDTAQHLDSEEMIEEYLLATCEDGTPSEIARALGNIARARGITELAQKTGLTRQALYKALSGEGNPGLATITKVADVLGLKLSLVPVATKKQDAA, from the coding sequence ATGATAAAGTTGAGCCCATACGATACTGCCCAGCACCTCGATTCCGAAGAAATGATCGAAGAGTATCTGTTGGCAACGTGCGAAGATGGTACTCCGTCGGAAATAGCCCGCGCTTTGGGTAACATTGCGCGCGCACGCGGTATCACCGAGCTTGCCCAAAAAACCGGCCTTACCCGTCAAGCGCTATACAAAGCTTTGAGCGGTGAAGGTAATCCTGGATTGGCAACGATTACTAAGGTGGCTGACGTATTGGGACTCAAGCTGTCTTTGGTGCCTGTGGCGACCAAAAAGCAGGATGCTGCTTGA
- a CDS encoding type II toxin-antitoxin system RelE/ParE family toxin → MRLIEKTDTFLSWIDGLRDQRARARIAMRLDRLIDGNLGDIKLVGDGVSELRIDYGPGYRVYFIERNDVLIILLCGGDKSTQDRDIRKAKTMAAALRKVRS, encoded by the coding sequence ATGAGATTGATTGAGAAGACGGACACTTTTTTAAGCTGGATTGATGGCTTGAGAGACCAAAGAGCCAGAGCCAGAATTGCGATGCGACTTGATCGCTTGATCGACGGCAATCTCGGCGACATCAAACTTGTCGGCGACGGCGTCAGTGAACTTCGAATTGATTATGGTCCCGGTTACCGCGTCTATTTCATCGAGCGAAACGACGTCCTGATTATCCTGTTGTGTGGTGGAGACAAGAGCACTCAGGATCGCGATATCAGAAAGGCAAAGACAATGGCTGCTGCTTTAAGGAAAGTAAGATCATGA
- a CDS encoding molybdopterin oxidoreductase family protein gives MNKAVILRTGHSACPHDCPSTCALDVEVLDSGQIGRVRGAKENTYTAGVICAKVARYAERIHHADRLLKPLIRGGSKGEGVWKEASWDAALDLVADRFLKAEAEYGSQSIWPYIYAGTMGLVQRDSMHRLRHAKKYSNQFDSFCTNMAWTGFFAGTGKLGGVDPREMAKSDCVVIWGTNAAATQVNVMTHAVRARKDRGAKIVAIDIYENATVRQADLGLVLKPGTDGALACAVMHVLFRDGLADWDYLNRYTDDPKGLEAHLRDRTPEWAAALTGLSIAEIEEFARLVGTTKKTFFRLGYGFTRQRNGAVNMHAALSIAAVTGAWKHEGGGAFHSNSGIFRMDKREIEGQAFKDTSVRHIDQSKIGLALTGDKETLYGGPPVMAMLIQNTNPANVAPQQRLIKQGMAREDLFMVVHEQFMTDTAKMADVVLPATMFMEHDDIYRGGGQQHIVLGPKLIDGPGETRPNLYVINELAKRLGVGDLPGFDLDAKTLIGNMMASSNLPGYDVLKEMRWLDVQPDYETAHYEKGFNWPDGKFRFKPDWTGSPSPNRPPQSMGTQGPFETLPQFPDYWEAIEVADAKHPFRLGTSPAHNFLNSTFAETPTSVLKEGRPELLIHPDDAATLGIEEGARVEVGNERGEVVVHARLHTGLKRGVVISEGLFRNSAFERGEGINVLTGSDASAPYGGSAFHDSKVWVRPAIN, from the coding sequence ATGAATAAAGCTGTCATCCTTCGCACTGGCCATTCAGCCTGTCCTCACGATTGCCCGTCCACCTGCGCGCTGGATGTCGAAGTGCTCGACTCAGGCCAGATCGGGCGTGTGCGCGGTGCCAAGGAAAACACCTATACGGCGGGTGTCATCTGCGCCAAGGTTGCCCGCTATGCCGAGCGTATCCATCACGCGGACCGGCTGTTGAAGCCGCTTATCCGTGGCGGTTCCAAGGGTGAGGGCGTCTGGAAAGAGGCAAGCTGGGATGCGGCGCTCGATCTCGTCGCCGACCGTTTCCTGAAAGCAGAAGCCGAATACGGCTCACAAAGCATCTGGCCCTATATTTATGCGGGGACAATGGGATTGGTGCAGCGCGACTCCATGCATCGCCTGCGCCATGCAAAAAAATATTCCAACCAGTTCGACAGTTTTTGCACCAATATGGCATGGACCGGCTTTTTCGCTGGCACGGGCAAGCTTGGCGGTGTCGATCCGCGCGAAATGGCCAAATCCGATTGCGTGGTTATCTGGGGCACCAATGCGGCGGCAACACAGGTCAATGTGATGACCCACGCGGTACGCGCCCGCAAGGATCGTGGTGCCAAGATCGTCGCCATCGATATTTATGAGAACGCCACCGTTCGTCAGGCTGATCTCGGGCTGGTGCTGAAGCCGGGAACCGACGGCGCGCTCGCCTGTGCCGTCATGCATGTGCTGTTCCGCGATGGTCTTGCCGACTGGGATTATCTCAACCGTTACACGGACGATCCCAAAGGATTGGAGGCGCATCTACGCGATCGCACACCCGAATGGGCGGCTGCTCTGACCGGTCTTTCGATTGCGGAAATCGAAGAGTTCGCCCGCCTTGTCGGTACGACGAAAAAGACATTCTTCCGGCTTGGCTATGGCTTTACCCGCCAGCGCAATGGCGCAGTCAATATGCATGCAGCACTGTCGATTGCGGCTGTGACAGGCGCGTGGAAGCACGAAGGCGGCGGCGCATTTCACTCCAATTCAGGCATTTTCCGGATGGATAAGCGGGAAATCGAGGGACAGGCGTTCAAGGACACCTCTGTTCGCCATATTGACCAGTCGAAAATCGGCCTTGCTTTGACCGGCGACAAGGAGACGCTCTATGGCGGCCCGCCCGTTATGGCGATGCTGATCCAGAACACCAATCCGGCAAATGTCGCGCCGCAACAGCGTCTGATCAAGCAGGGCATGGCGCGCGAAGATCTGTTCATGGTCGTCCACGAACAGTTCATGACTGATACGGCAAAGATGGCTGATGTGGTGCTCCCGGCCACCATGTTCATGGAACATGACGATATTTATCGCGGTGGTGGCCAGCAGCATATTGTGCTTGGCCCCAAGCTCATCGACGGCCCCGGCGAAACCCGCCCCAATCTTTATGTCATTAACGAACTGGCCAAACGCCTTGGCGTAGGCGATCTGCCGGGCTTTGATCTTGATGCCAAGACGCTGATCGGCAACATGATGGCCTCTAGCAATCTGCCGGGTTATGACGTGCTGAAAGAAATGCGCTGGCTCGACGTTCAGCCGGATTATGAAACTGCCCATTACGAAAAGGGCTTTAACTGGCCCGACGGCAAGTTCCGCTTCAAGCCCGATTGGACCGGCAGTCCATCGCCAAACCGTCCGCCGCAATCCATGGGCACGCAAGGACCATTCGAAACCCTGCCGCAATTCCCCGATTATTGGGAAGCCATCGAGGTAGCGGATGCAAAGCATCCATTCCGCTTGGGCACATCACCTGCCCACAATTTCCTCAATTCAACCTTTGCCGAAACACCGACTTCGGTGCTGAAAGAAGGCCGTCCGGAACTGCTGATCCATCCTGATGATGCCGCTACGCTTGGCATTGAGGAAGGCGCACGTGTGGAAGTGGGCAATGAGCGCGGCGAGGTGGTGGTTCACGCCCGTCTGCACACGGGCCTCAAGCGCGGTGTCGTGATCTCCGAAGGCCTGTTCCGCAACTCCGCTTTCGAGCGCGGTGAAGGGATTAATGTCCTCACTGGCTCCGATGCATCAGCGCCCTATGGCGGCTCTGCCTTCCATGACAGCAAGGTATGGGTCCGCCCTGCAATAAATTGA
- a CDS encoding glutathione S-transferase family protein, translating to MSLKLYFHPLSSFCMKVLTALYENDTPFEPSVVNFMDEKESADFAKIWPVRQFPVLRDEAKGKTIPESSLIIEYLEQHFPGKVKLLPSDQELAFDTRFYDRFFDLHVQVPMQKIVTDNFRPEGQNDTLGVEYARQKLRTAYDILEKHLAGRTWATGNDYTMADCAASPALFYANFDVPIGEGYPNLTGYLDRLMHRPSFARAIEEATPYFDMRPE from the coding sequence ATGTCACTCAAACTGTATTTTCACCCATTGTCATCCTTTTGCATGAAGGTGCTGACCGCACTTTATGAAAACGACACACCGTTTGAGCCAAGCGTTGTCAATTTCATGGACGAAAAGGAAAGCGCCGACTTTGCCAAGATCTGGCCCGTCAGGCAGTTTCCGGTGCTACGCGATGAAGCCAAGGGGAAGACCATTCCGGAATCCAGCCTGATCATCGAATATCTGGAACAGCATTTTCCCGGCAAGGTAAAGCTTCTGCCATCGGATCAGGAACTGGCATTCGATACCCGGTTTTATGATCGCTTTTTCGATCTGCATGTGCAGGTGCCGATGCAGAAGATTGTTACGGACAATTTTCGCCCTGAAGGCCAGAATGACACCCTCGGCGTTGAATATGCCAGGCAAAAACTGCGTACCGCCTATGATATTCTGGAAAAGCATCTGGCGGGCCGGACATGGGCCACTGGCAATGACTACACCATGGCCGATTGCGCCGCTTCCCCAGCACTTTTCTATGCCAATTTCGACGTGCCGATTGGCGAGGGATATCCAAATTTGACCGGCTATCTAGACCGGCTGATGCACAGGCCTTCCTTTGCCCGTGCGATTGAAGAGGCAACGCCCTATTTCGATATGCGGCCGGAATAA
- a CDS encoding EamA family transporter has protein sequence MSGTVVLIVLFAAFLHASWNAVVKSEGDKFLNTVVVVTSAGVIAVVCLPFLPAPARESWPFLAGSAVVQLVYLALVAAAYRSGDMSQAYPIMRGTAPLFVAIASGPLVGEFLSAQKWSGIALICCGVLVLALEARRRAGANRATTVFALINALVIATYTLIDGIGVRHSGAPAAYTMWVFTLNAVPLFLWTIITRKGEFWPHFIKRTRLATVGGVGTLGSYGLALWAMTMAPVAAVAALRETSILFAVAISAFILKENIGAKRLIAVALIAAGAAVMRLA, from the coding sequence ATGTCTGGAACTGTTGTTCTCATCGTCCTGTTTGCTGCGTTTCTGCATGCAAGCTGGAATGCTGTTGTCAAATCTGAGGGCGATAAATTTCTCAATACGGTGGTCGTGGTCACCTCAGCTGGGGTGATCGCAGTTGTTTGCCTGCCGTTCCTGCCCGCTCCGGCGCGTGAAAGTTGGCCGTTTCTGGCTGGTTCCGCAGTCGTGCAGCTGGTTTATCTCGCACTCGTTGCCGCCGCCTATCGCAGTGGAGACATGAGCCAGGCCTATCCGATCATGCGCGGTACTGCACCGCTGTTTGTAGCCATTGCCAGCGGGCCACTGGTTGGCGAGTTTCTGTCCGCGCAAAAATGGTCCGGCATTGCCCTGATTTGCTGCGGCGTGCTGGTGCTTGCTCTGGAGGCACGCAGGCGAGCAGGCGCCAATCGCGCCACCACGGTCTTTGCGCTGATCAATGCCTTGGTCATCGCCACCTATACGTTGATTGATGGCATTGGCGTTCGTCATTCAGGCGCGCCGGCGGCCTATACGATGTGGGTTTTCACACTCAATGCCGTTCCATTGTTCCTTTGGACCATCATCACCCGCAAGGGCGAGTTTTGGCCGCATTTCATCAAGCGCACACGGCTGGCAACCGTCGGCGGTGTGGGTACGCTCGGCTCCTACGGACTTGCCCTGTGGGCGATGACCATGGCGCCGGTCGCCGCCGTCGCCGCGCTGCGTGAGACGTCGATCCTGTTCGCCGTGGCCATTTCCGCCTTCATTCTCAAGGAGAATATCGGTGCGAAACGCCTCATCGCCGTGGCTCTGATTGCCGCTGGCGCTGCCGTGATGCGCCTTGCCTGA
- a CDS encoding NADPH-dependent FMN reductase: MTKLLAISGSLRAVSMNTSVLEACMKLAPADVSIALYKGLAGLPPFNPDLDGDSPPKKIVALRKQVGAADGLIISCPEYAHGIPGSFKNMLDWLVSCVEFPEKPVLLINTSPQSERITPLLMEVLMTMSARVVINASLTLPLKGKKLDADGIAKSKEFGGQLRDSLAGFVDAINAV; this comes from the coding sequence ATGACAAAGCTTCTCGCTATTTCCGGTAGCCTGCGTGCCGTTTCCATGAACACGAGTGTTCTGGAGGCCTGTATGAAACTGGCACCTGCTGATGTGAGCATCGCTCTTTACAAGGGTTTGGCAGGTTTGCCGCCCTTCAATCCCGATCTTGACGGCGATAGTCCGCCTAAAAAGATAGTAGCGCTGCGAAAACAGGTCGGCGCTGCCGATGGCTTGATCATTTCCTGCCCGGAATATGCCCATGGCATTCCCGGCAGTTTCAAGAATATGCTGGACTGGCTGGTTTCATGTGTTGAATTTCCGGAAAAGCCGGTTCTTCTGATTAATACGTCGCCGCAGTCGGAGCGCATCACGCCGCTGCTTATGGAAGTTCTGATGACGATGTCTGCCCGCGTGGTCATCAATGCATCGCTCACCTTGCCGCTCAAAGGCAAGAAACTCGATGCTGACGGCATCGCCAAAAGCAAAGAATTCGGCGGCCAATTGCGCGACAGTCTTGCCGGTTTTGTGGACGCAATCAACGCCGTTTAG
- a CDS encoding 23S rRNA (adenine(2030)-N(6))-methyltransferase RlmJ, whose amino-acid sequence MNYRHAYHAGNFADVVKHIILTRIVLYMQRKDHAFRVIDTHAGIGRYDLKGTEAGKTGEWQNGIGRLLDTKLDATVADLIKPYLDIVRAENADGTIRHYPGSPLLVRHLLRKQDRLSALELHPDDARTLAALFEGDVQVRVTELDGWLALGAHLPPKEKRGLILVDPPFEVGGEFDRLVEGLVKAHRRFAGGTYAFWYPVKDRMEVKRFVSALHDTGIPKILRAELMIRAPSPEQRLDGTGMIIVNPPFTLDDELRTVLPALSKVLSDGQNAGFTLDWVRGEQVGA is encoded by the coding sequence ATGAACTACCGCCACGCCTATCATGCCGGCAATTTCGCCGATGTTGTCAAACACATTATCCTGACACGGATTGTGCTGTATATGCAGCGCAAAGACCATGCTTTTCGCGTTATTGATACCCATGCGGGTATCGGGCGCTACGATCTCAAAGGAACGGAAGCGGGCAAGACAGGTGAATGGCAAAACGGCATCGGCCGCCTGCTTGACACCAAGCTTGATGCAACTGTCGCCGATCTGATCAAACCCTATCTCGATATTGTCCGCGCCGAGAATGCCGACGGCACAATTCGCCATTATCCCGGATCGCCGCTGCTCGTGCGGCACCTGTTGCGCAAGCAGGATCGTCTGTCCGCACTGGAATTGCATCCGGATGATGCGCGAACCCTTGCCGCCCTGTTCGAGGGCGATGTGCAGGTACGCGTCACGGAGCTTGATGGCTGGCTGGCGCTTGGTGCGCATCTGCCGCCGAAGGAAAAGCGCGGCCTCATTCTTGTTGATCCGCCTTTTGAAGTGGGCGGCGAATTTGATCGTCTGGTTGAGGGCCTTGTTAAAGCCCACCGGCGTTTTGCCGGCGGCACCTATGCTTTCTGGTACCCGGTCAAGGACCGCATGGAGGTGAAGCGTTTTGTCTCAGCCCTGCACGACACCGGCATTCCGAAAATCCTGCGCGCGGAATTGATGATTCGTGCGCCCTCGCCCGAACAGCGGCTGGATGGCACGGGAATGATCATCGTCAACCCGCCTTTCACACTGGACGACGAGCTTAGAACTGTTTTACCTGCGTTGTCGAAAGTCCTCAGTGACGGACAGAATGCGGGTTTCACCCTCGATTGGGTCCGCGGCGAGCAAGTTGGTGCTTGA
- a CDS encoding ribonuclease T2 family protein, producing the protein MQIGRLARYALFAALLGLSVLTYLREQRPRENAVNQQTPEAIATSERQTPASPAASVPIGKGFDFYVLALSWSPSYCASEGSNANRQQCSTNRPYGFVVHGLWPQYEQGYPQDCDTSERDVPFSRAKQLSDIMPSAGLVTYEWRKHGSCTGLSQQDYFSVMRQAVSRVSIPSAYSQPTQRAPVNPQVVEQAFIAANPGMSSDAVSITCDRDYLREVRVCLTKDLQFRGCPEVERSSCRKRSVDMPGQ; encoded by the coding sequence ATGCAGATCGGCAGGCTGGCCCGCTACGCCCTGTTTGCGGCCCTTCTTGGCCTGTCCGTGCTGACGTATCTGCGCGAACAACGGCCCCGGGAAAATGCTGTTAACCAGCAAACGCCCGAGGCGATTGCGACAAGCGAGCGGCAAACACCAGCATCTCCAGCGGCATCCGTGCCCATTGGCAAGGGCTTTGATTTTTACGTTCTCGCCCTCTCCTGGTCACCAAGCTATTGCGCTTCGGAAGGGTCAAACGCCAACCGGCAGCAATGTTCGACCAACCGCCCCTATGGTTTTGTCGTACACGGGCTTTGGCCGCAATATGAACAGGGTTATCCGCAGGATTGCGACACATCCGAGCGCGATGTGCCGTTCAGCCGGGCAAAGCAGCTCTCTGACATTATGCCATCAGCAGGGCTTGTCACCTATGAGTGGCGCAAGCACGGCAGCTGTACCGGATTGAGCCAGCAGGATTATTTTTCGGTGATGCGACAGGCGGTATCACGGGTTTCCATTCCCTCCGCCTATAGTCAGCCAACCCAGCGGGCACCGGTTAATCCGCAGGTGGTGGAACAGGCCTTCATTGCCGCCAACCCCGGTATGAGCAGCGATGCCGTTTCGATCACATGCGATAGGGATTACCTGCGCGAGGTGCGTGTCTGCCTGACCAAGGATCTTCAGTTCAGAGGCTGTCCGGAGGTGGAACGCTCATCCTGCCGCAAACGATCCGTTGATATGCCGGGGCAATAG
- a CDS encoding glutathione S-transferase, with product MTKVLYSPASPYSTKVRMAAHYAGIPVESILVDTNAAPADLINANPLGKIPTLILDDGRSIYDSRVITQYFNRISGNKIFPRNAEKRLEAEQLESIADGLCDVLLAHVYERRFHPEEKIHQPWLDWQWAKAIRVLDYLNAAPPRLSKKLNGGHIALAAALAYATLRFEGKWEKGRSKLKRWQKRFEELHPELAALLPK from the coding sequence GTGACGAAAGTTCTTTATTCCCCCGCCTCGCCCTACAGCACCAAGGTGCGCATGGCGGCTCATTATGCTGGCATACCGGTTGAAAGTATTCTTGTAGACACCAATGCCGCCCCAGCCGATCTGATCAATGCCAATCCGCTGGGCAAGATTCCAACACTCATTCTCGACGATGGCCGATCAATTTATGATAGCCGCGTCATCACCCAGTATTTCAACCGCATTTCCGGCAACAAGATTTTTCCGCGCAATGCGGAAAAACGGCTTGAGGCGGAGCAGCTGGAATCCATTGCGGACGGTCTGTGCGATGTCCTGCTCGCCCATGTCTATGAACGCCGTTTCCATCCGGAAGAGAAAATCCATCAGCCATGGCTCGACTGGCAATGGGCGAAGGCGATTCGTGTGCTCGATTATCTGAACGCAGCACCGCCGCGTCTGAGCAAAAAACTTAATGGCGGTCATATTGCGCTGGCTGCTGCCCTTGCCTATGCGACATTGCGCTTTGAAGGCAAATGGGAAAAGGGCCGTTCTAAACTCAAGCGCTGGCAAAAACGCTTTGAAGAACTGCACCCGGAGCTTGCCGCACTTTTACCGAAATGA